A single window of Nicotiana tomentosiformis chromosome 1, ASM39032v3, whole genome shotgun sequence DNA harbors:
- the LOC138910759 gene encoding uncharacterized protein, whose protein sequence is MITAPAATPAVRLPKGGGQVGRGHPRGGGQPDGAPSRFYAFPARPNAVASDIMITYIISVCGRDVSVLFDPGSTYTYVSYLLAHFLGVTHESLGTPVYVSTPVGDYVVVDQIYRSCIVTFCGYETREDFLLLDITDFEIILGLNYLSPYHAILDCHAKTVTLAMPEFPRLE, encoded by the coding sequence atgattacagcaccagctgccacaccAGCCGTCCGGCTGCCcaaaggcggagggcaggtgggtagaggtcatcctagaggtggaggccagccagatGGCGCTCCATCcaggttctatgcctttccagccagaccaaatgcagtagcctcagatatcatgatcacatatattatttctgtctgcggtagggatgtttcagtactatttgatccagggtctacatatacATATGTTTCATATCTATTAGCTCATTTCCTTGGTGTTActcatgagtccttgggtactcctgtttatgtttCCACACCAGTAGGCGAttatgttgttgtggatcagatctaccgATCATGTATagtgactttctgtggttatgagactagagaggatTTTCTATTGCTCGATATTACggactttgagatcatcctgggcCTAAACTActtgtctccatatcacgccatccttgattgccatgccaagactgttaccttggcgatgcctgagtttcctagattggagtgA